One Littorina saxatilis isolate snail1 linkage group LG10, US_GU_Lsax_2.0, whole genome shotgun sequence DNA window includes the following coding sequences:
- the LOC138977917 gene encoding uncharacterized protein yields the protein MPKSKKKTSGDSSRSNHNVEDDEGFESPLLVFKQDGLLMGLSGKGLIDYIEGRRKEAAEEKKRREEQDFILRKMQLSADLGMLDYNENAHHSASNGSTNSSRDKPKMKLPFLDDKDDVEAYFRQFERAAKISGWSEDEWAARLGCLLKGKAREAYTQLPDEEAEEYDYVKTAILRRFQLTAEAYRRKFRGAKKEPSEKSKEYLTRLDLFVTRWVELSKREGRTTDMRELVLLEKFLEGLPADQARFVRERDPVNTADAVKSASLFEEARESEGRRSQGGPSFNRGPREDHPQVQSNHSDRNHANRSKDKQHFPPRRPTPPPHGGATRGCFLCGGSHLARNCTKNNRASQEATSVILSVAVEGKPSPLCQSCRHLDFNPQCQVKVNGQEAKAIRDTGASTIIVDRRLVPSDSYTGEVRTVTLAQETATSSMPMARVHMETPFFQGDTEVIAMVNPVHSVLIGNTRKNGEGKEEKVPLFPVIETCSPVQTRAQEAAEKKAPTQPEPRVKIIDIKPEELKREQQTDPSLDKAREIADKKGDKDTLYTWSKGILYRTYKGDQKSFKQVVVPQRFRNEVLKLGHDSPMAGHLGGKKTRDRIWRDFYWPGICGDVRRYCASCDACQRSTPKGATRKVPLQAMPLASTPFEKVGVDIVGPILPASEKGNRYILTLVDYATRYAEATALKNIRAETVAEALVEMFTRYGVPKEIVTDQGTQFTGEIMQQLTRLLAMKSLRTSPYHPQTNGLCEKFNSTLKNTLKRMCQEQPKLWDRFIPALLFAYREVPQESLQFSPFELLYGREVRGPMQILRQIWTDDDVEEEVRSTAEYIVDLSNRIEQTCSIARENLSKASKRYARVYNKKTRLRTFHQGDKVLLLLPEKHNKLQLTWKGPFVINEKTSDCNYKVNVGKKVKIYHANLLKAYLEREEVKDEVAVVMENTGPDMEPYITDHIPLLPLQATESYKDVKVNPDLDSTKVSQLTELAKRHQKCLTDLPGMTQLQECELKLTTQKPVYVKPYPLPHSQVETVKEEVRKMLKMGVIEPSVSPYNAPVVLTKKKDDSIRFCIDFRRLNQVTEFDSEKLPDIDYLFSKLSKARYFSKVDLSKGYWQLRMREQDKPKTTFNTPLGSFQWVTMPFGLKNAGATFTRMMRKLVAEIDRDDVDNFMDDILIATEDWEQHLQAIEAVFTKLEKAGLTAKPSKCFLGFEQLEYLGHRVGHGSIQPEEDKVTKLANAEPPKTKKELRAFLGLAGYYRKFVPNFAGIGTPLTDATKKGHPDKLVWTQEMQSAFQSLKDVLTSKPVMLLPDNDKPFVLRTDASDYAIGAVLMQDNGKGLQPVAYASRKLNKAERNYATIEKECLAAVWAVKKYEPYLYAVHFTLETDHQPLQYLRKSKTENGRLMRWAIQLQQYSFTVKVIKGVDNVGADYMSRSICVNMD from the coding sequence ATGCCGAAGTCGAAGAAGAAGACGTCAGGTGATAGCAGTCGAAGCAACCATAACGTCGAGGATGACGAGGGTTTCGAATCACCATTGCTTGTTTTCAAGCAAGACGGACTTCTGATGGGTTTATCAGGTAAGGGCTTGATAGACTACATCGAAGGCAGGAGGAAAGAAGCCGCAGAAGAGAAGAAGAGGAGAGAAGAACAAGACTTCATCCTCAGGAAGATGCAGTTGAGCGCCGACCTAGGTATGCTTGACTACAACGAAAATGCTCACCATTCAGCGTCGAATGGAAGCACCAACAGTAGTCGGGACAAACCAAAAATGAAATTGCCATTTTTGGACGACAAGGACGACGTCGAAGCCTATTTTCGCCAGTTTGAAAGAGCTGCGAAAATTTCCGGCTGGTCGGAAGATGAGTGGGCAGCTAGGCTTGGTTGTCTACTAAAAGGGAAAGCGCGAGAAGCATACACTCAACTTCCGGACGAGGAAGCAGAAGAGTATGACTACGTCAAAACTGCGATTTTGCGTAGGTTCCAGCTGACAGCAGAAGCCTACCGCAGGAAGTTCCGAGGAGCAAAGAAGGAACCGAGCGAGAAAAGCAAGGAATACCTCACTCGGTTAGACCTGTTCGTCACACGATGGGTGGAACTATCGAAACGGGAAGGTAGGACCACGGATATGCGAGAACTTGTTCTACTCGAAAAGTTCTTGGAGGGGTTACCAGCGGATCAAGCGCGATTTGTCCGCGAGAGGGACCCAGTCAACACAGCTGATGCTGTGAAGAGCGCCAGTTTGTTTGAAGAAGCCAGAGAGAGTGAAGGACGCAGGAGTCAGGGAGGCCCCAGTTTCAATCGAGGACCTAGAGAGGACCACCCACAAGTACAAAGTAACCATTCCGATCGTaaccatgccaacagaagcaaAGATAAGCAACACTTTCCACCGAGGAGacccacaccaccaccacatggAGGAGCGACCCGCGGTTGTTTCTTGTGCGGTGGATCTCATCTCGCGAGGAACTGTACAAAGAATAACAGAGCAAGTCAAGAAGCTACAAGTGTTATCTTATCTGTAGCAGTCGAAGGGAAACCTAGCCCTCTTTGCCAGAGTTGCCGGCATTTGGATTTCAATCCTCAGTGTCAGGTTAAAGTAAACGGACAAGAGGCGAAGGCAATACGCGACACAGGAGCGTCGACCATCATTGTCGACCGGCGTTTAGTACCGTCAGACAGTTACACGGGGGAGGTCAGAACCGTCACTCTAGCTCAAGAAACTGCGACTAGCAGTATGCCTATGGCCAGAGTACACATGGAGACACCATTCTTTCAAGGCGACACAGAGGTGATCGCGATGGTAAATCCTGTACACTCAGTACTAATAGGTAACACACGGAAAAACGGTGAGGGAAAGGAAGAGAAAGTACCGCTATTTCCGGTAATCGAGACCTGTTCACCGGTACAGACCCGAGCACAGGAAGCCGCCGAGAAGAAGGCACCTACGCAGCCTGAACCTCGAGTGAAGATCATCGATATCAAACCGGAAGAATTGAAGCGCGAACAACAAACTGACCCGTCGTTAGACAAAGCTAGAGAAATAGCAGACAAGAAAGGCGACAAGGACACTCTATACACATGGAGCAAGGGCATCTTGTATCGTACATACAAGGGCGACCAAAAGAGTTTCAAACAGGTAGTAGTACCTCAGCGATTCAGGAACGAAGTCCTGAAGTTAGGGCATGATAGTCCTATGGCCGGCCATTTAGGAGGGAAGAAAACTCGAGACAGGATTTGGCGAGATTTCTATTGGCCGGGAATTTGCGGCGACGTTCGCCGCTACTGCGCGTCGTGCGACGCATGTCAGCGAAGTACTCCGAAAGGGGCGACACGGAAAGTGCCGTTGCAAGCGATGCCTCTCGCTAGCACTCCTTTCGAGAAAGTAGGGGTAGACATCGTCGGACCCATCTTACCTGCATCCGAGAAGGGTAACAGGTACATTCTTACCTTAGTGGATTACGCCACTAGGTATGCTGAGGCAACCGCTCTGAAAAACATCAGAGCGGAGACAGTAGCAGAAGCTCTCGTAGAGATGTTCACACGGTACGGAGTACCGAAAGAGATCGTCACCGATCAAGGAACACAGTTCACGGGAGAAATCATGCAACAGCTAACAAGACTGTTAGCTATGAAAAGCTTGCGCACTAGTCCGTATCACCCTCAAACCAACGGTCTCTGTGAGAAATTCAATTCGACATTGAAGAATACTTTGAAGAGAATGTGCCAGGAACAACCCAAGCTCTGGGATCGGTTCATTCCTGCACTACTTTTCGCCTACAGAGAAGTGCCGCAAGAGAGTCTCCAGTTCTCACCATTCGAGCTTTTGTATGGGCGAGAAGTCAGAGGACCCATGCAGATCCTTCGACAGATCTGGACAGACGACGACGTGGAAGAGGAAGTGAGATCCACGGCTGAGTACATCGTGGATCTATCCAACAGAATCGAGCAAACTTGCTCAATAGCCAGAGAAAACCTCAGTAAGGCTTCCAAAAGATACGCGCGCGTGTACAACAAGAAAACGCGCCTGAGAACCTTCCATCAAGGAGACaaagtattgttgttgttgccagagAAACACAACAAGCTCCAGTTGACGTGGAAAGGTCCGTTCGTCATCAACGAGAAAACCAGTGACTGCAATTACAAGGTAAATGTTGGGAAGAAAGTGAAAATATATCACGCCAACCTACTCAAAGCGTACCTGGAGAGAGAAGAAGTGAAAGACGAAGTTGCTGTCGTCATGGAGAACACAGGACCAGATATGGAACCGTACATCACGGACCATATACCTCTACTCCCTCTCCAAGCTACAGAGTCATACAAAGATGTCAAGGTCAATCCCGACCTCGACTCTACCAAAGTCTCTCAACTGACTGAGCTGGCTAAGCGTCATCAGAAATGTCTGACTGATTTACCAGGGATGACGCAATTACAAGAATGTGAGTTGAAACTCACAACACAAAAACCTGTGTACGTCAAACCGTATCCTTTGCCACACTCTCAAGTGGAGACTGTGAAGGAAGAAGTACGGAAGATGTTAAAGATGGGAGTGATCGAACCGAGCGTTTCACCCTACAATGCTCCAGTGGTCCTGACAAAGAAGAAGGACGATTCGATCCGTTTCTGCATCGATTTCCGTCGTCTAAACCAGGTGACCGAATTCGACTCAGAGAAGCTACCTGACATCGACTACCTTTTCAGCAAGCTGAGTAAGGCAAGGTACTTTTCTAAGGTCGACCTTTCAAAAGGGTATTGGCAATTGCGCATGCGTGAGCAAGATAAGCCAAAGACTACGTTCAACACTCCACTCGGATCATTCCAGTGGGTCACCATGCCTTTTGGGCTGAAGAACGCGGGAGCTACCTttactcgcatgatgaggaagtTAGTCGCCGAGATTGACCGGGACGACGTCGACAACTTCATGGACGATATTTTGATCGCCACAGAAGATTGGGAACAGCACCTACAAGCGATAGAGGCCGTTTTCACCAAACTGGAGAAGGCTGGTTTGACAGCCAAACCGTCCAAGTGTTTCCTAGGGTTTGAACAACTGGAATACTTGGGACACCGAGTGGGGCATGGTTCAATCCAGCCAGAAGAAGACAAGGTGACGAAGTTAGCCAACGCAGAACCTCCCAAGACGAAGAAGGAACTTCGTGCATTCCTGGGACTCGCTGGTTACTACCGCAAATTCGTACCGAATTTTGCGGGGATCGGCACACCTTTGACAGATGCCACAAAGAAAGGGCATCCAGATAAGCTCGTCTGGACACAAGAGATGCAGTCAGCTTTTCAATCACTCAAGGACGTACTGACTAGCAAACCAGTGATGTTGTTGCCTGACAACGACAAACCGTTCGTATTACGAACAGACGCATCAGACTATGCCATAGGTGCCGTCTTGATGCAAGACAACGGGAAAGGTCTACAACCTGTAGCATACGCCAGCAGGAAGCTGAACAAAGCTGAGCGGAATTATGCTACCATCGAAAAAGAATGCCTAGCAGCAGTGTGGGCAGTGAAGAAGTACGAACCGTATTTGTACGCAGTACACTTCACTTTGGAAACTGACCATCAACCTCTCCAGTACCTACGGAAGTCCAAGACAGAAAATGGAAGATTGATGCGTTGGGCGATCCAACTACAGCAGTATTCATTCACAGTGAAGGTGATCAAAGGAGTAGACAATGTAGGCGCAGACTACATGAGTCGTTCAATCTGTGTAAATATGGATTAA